The following coding sequences lie in one Yamadazyma tenuis chromosome 3, complete sequence genomic window:
- the clc1 gene encoding Clathrin light chain (COG:U; EggNog:ENOG503P0SF; BUSCO:EOG09264XOC), which yields MADQFPALDSIEDNLPSTDDVADSDFLSREKELVGDEFKTDQDNDILGASDDEINDFKEQFPEVDGDEQPQTYTQPVAAADEEFTSVSSSKFEGESKRLQAWKERRDLEIEQRENANRKKKEETVSKAQQTIDDFYDNYNTKKEQHAKELSKEQEEFLEKRDSFLTKGTLWDRVNDIVGEVGEVPGDGQRDKSRFKGLLKKLKGKETVPGAGGY from the coding sequence ATGGCCGACCAGTTCCCAGCTTTAGACTCGATAGAAGACAATTTGCCCAGCACCGATGACGTCGCGGACTCCGATTTCTTGAGTCGGGAAAAAGAGTTGGTGGGCGACGAATTCAAGACTGACCAGGACAATGACATTTTAGGGGCTAGTGAcgatgaaatcaacgaCTTTAAAGAACAATTCCCCGAGGTGGATGGTGATGAGCAGCCCCAAACATACACCCAACCGGTGGCCGCTGCCGATGAAGAATTCACACTGGTATCAAGTTCGAAATTCGAAGGAGAGTCAAAACGCTTACAAGCATGGAAAGAACGTCGTGATTTGGAAATCGAGCAAAGAGAAAACGCCAACcgcaagaagaaggaagagaCCGTCTCTAAGGCTCAACAAaccattgatgatttctACGACAACtacaacaccaaaaagGAGCAACATGCAAAGGAATTGtcaaaagaacaagaggagtttttggaaaagagaGATTCCTTCTTAACCAAAGGTACTTTATGGGATAGAGTCAACGATATTGTaggagaagttggagaagttcCTGGAGATGGACAAAGAGACAAGTCCAGATTCAAGggtttgttgaaaaagttgaaaggTAAGGAAACGGTCCCAGGTGCTGGTGGTTATTAG
- the ELP2 gene encoding Elongator subunit elp2 (EggNog:ENOG503NU57; COG:B,K): protein MEQVPFAAEQDAVFVGANKQSFVVDYDYSHDLVAYGAGKTIALWKPTQNHHKGVFCTLKNHTAEVTCVRFVPNSPFLVSCAEDCKVSIWQRRDNSNHYELSQTMTEHTGSVTCITVLNEKIFATGGSDGHVILWGLDSSGSWDQITHFEVKSGFYPLTLSLLEVKQNQYILAIGGTTAHLYVYTFTFHNKVIDNLVQSAILTGHEDWIKCLAFTQESEDEFLLASGSQDRYIRLWRLRVNEKIDNSDEDSTKLILLSNKQYKFAVEHTKCAISFEALIMGHDDWVTGLSWHPSYDLSAPKYQESNKKLQLLSSSADTALMVWEMDHDSGIWICISRLGELSIKGASTATGASGGFWSCTWFVNNGAQYILTNGKTGSLRAYKNEDGDNNNWESELSITGPTKEVTDLVWSLNGQYFMATSLDQTTRLLAPWKLEDGSTWLEFARPQIHGYDMVCIDNISPTKFVSAGDEKILRVFEMTHSINRLLKQFCGIDIGTHEELPDTAALPVLGLSNKAANEQLEVGEASEQQDSEEAGDVKKDDILDDLTGPPLEDYLQRFTLFPEVEKLYGHGYEVSCCVTSPNGKLIASSCKSNSLKHGMLRMFNINNDFQQCEQTLPGHSLTITNIQFSPDGSYLLSVSRDRQFILWRVVDENTGQFEMVETNPKAHTRIIWDSSWLPKQLGSYFITVGRDKSLKFWYVDESSEKKVSLVDSLKASGVITSVSVHPEAIDNKAVVAIGLESGEIHLYYIEFGKSEKKLQTWAQIPQKIAPADKVSKLSFSKVLHDGKLLLASGSADTSIRLYSISIPI from the coding sequence ATGGAACAGGTCCCATTTGCCGCCGAACAGGACGCCGTGTTTGTGGGCGCAAACAAGCAGAGTTTTGTCGTGGATTACGACTATTCCCACGACTTGGTGGCGTACGGTGCCGGAAAAACCATCGCATTATGGAAACCAACCCAAAACCACCATAAAGGTGTATTCTGCACCCTTAAGAACCATACAGCCGAAGTCACGTGTGTACGGTTTGTCCCCAATTCTCCCTTTTTGGTGTCATGCGCAGAGGACTGCAAAGTCAGTATTTGGCAGAGGAGAGACAATAGCAACCATTACGAATTGCTGCAAACTATGACAGAACATACGGGATCAGTAACATGTATTACGGTATTAAACGAAAAAATATTCGCTACAGGTGGTTCAGACGGGCACGTGATTCTCTGGGGACTCGACTCGTCTGGAAGTTGGGATCAAATCACTCactttgaagtcaaacTGGGGTTCTACCCGCTCACTTTATCTTTATTGGAAGTCAAACAAAACCAGTATATTTTGGCCATCGGAGGCACAACCGCCCACTTGTACGTATACACCTTCACCTTTCACAACAAAGTGATAGATAACTTGGTGCAGTCGGCCATTTTGACCGGACACGAGGACTGGATCAAGTGTTTGGCTTTCACCCAAGAGAGTGAGGATgagtttttgttggccAGTGGGTCACAAGATCGGTATATTCGGTTGTGGCGGTTGAGAGTCAACGAGAAGATAGACAATTCCGACGAGGACTCGACgaaattgatcttgttgagcAACAAGCAGTACAAATTCGCAGTCGAACACACCAAATGTGCCATAAGCTTTGAAGCATTGATCATGGGCCATGATGACTGGGTCACCGGGTTGTCCTGGCACCCCCTGTACGACCTCTCGGCCCCCAAATACCAAGAGTCCAACAAAAAACTCCAGTTGTTGTCTTCTAGTGCTGATACCGCGTTGATGGTGTGGGAAATGGACCACGACTCGGGAATTTGGATCTGTATAAGTAGGCTTGGGGAACTATCCATCAAGGGAGCTTCCACGGCTACAGGAGCCTCTGGTGGCTTCTGGTCTTGTACGTGGTTTGTTAACAACGGTGCCCAGTACATCTTGACCAACGGGAAAACTGGTTCTCTCAGAGCCTACAAGAATGAGGACGGAGACAATAACAATTGGGAGTCTGAGTTGAGTATAACCGGTCCTACCAAAGAGGTCACCGACCTCGTGTGGTCGTTGAATGGCCAGTATTTCATGGCCACCTCGTTGGACCAGACCACCCGGTTATTGGCTCCATGGAAACTTGAGGACGGTTCTACATGGCTCGAATTCGCCCGGCCTCAGATTCATGGCTATGACATGGTATGTATCGATAACATCTCGCCCACCAAGTTTGTTTCTGCCGGTGACGAGAAGATCTTGAGGGTGTTTGAGATGACCCACTCGATCAACCGGTTGCTTAAGCAATTTTGTGGGATTGACATTGGAACCCACGAAGAATTGCCCGACACTGCTGCTTTACCagttcttggactttcGAACAAAGCTGCCAACGAGCAGTTggaagttggtgaagcATCCGAACAACAGGACTCTGAAGAAGCTGGTGACGTTAAAAAGGACGACATTTTGGACGATTTGACTGGACCTCCATTGGAAGATTATTTACAACGGTTTACCTTATTCCCGGAAGTAGAAAAGTTGTACGGACATGGGTATGAGGTGTCCTGCTGTGTCACGTCTCCTAATGGGAAGTTAATTGCATCTTCGTGCAAAAGTAACTCGCTTAAGCATGGGATGTTGAGAatgttcaacatcaacaacgaCTTCCAGCAATGTGAGCAAACGTTACCGGGCCACTCTTTAACTATCACCAACATCCAGTTCTCCCCCGATGGCTCTTATCTCTTGTCAGTATCTCGTGATCGGCAATTCATATTATGGAGAGTGGTGGATGAGAATACCGGCCAGTTTGAGATGGTTGAAACTAACCCTAAAGCCCACACCAGAATCATCTGGGACAGCAGCTGGCTTCCCAAGCAGTTGGGCAGCTATTTCATAACTGTCGGCCGTGATAAGCTGCTCAAATTCTGGTATGTGGACGAAAGTTCCGAAAAAAAAGTGAGTTTGGTCGACTCGTTGAAGGCCTCAGGTGTCATTACTTCTGTATCAGTGCACCCAGAAGCCATAGACAACAAGGCGGTGGTTGCAATCGGGTTAGAGTCAGGTGAAATCCACTTATACTATATTGAATTTGGCAAGTCGGAGAAGAAGCTCCAAACTTGGGCCCAAATTCCACAGAAAATAGCTCCCGCCGATAAAGTATCGAAATTGAGCTTCAGCAAAGTTCTTCATGATGGCAAGCTTCTTTTGGCATCTGGAAGTGCCGATACTTCCATCCGTTTATACTCGATTAGTATTCCCATATAG
- a CDS encoding uncharacterized protein (EggNog:ENOG503PWI9) has translation MLKKIDDTGSINKWIKWVVLLLVLRRNRAAQWAGFLSLNPVIKKVVTKALTKSKQSDSHTEPSINRVVVSQLSNLISSGLLFSAILDNPKIPSDYGVVYVFSNYIGELNPPSHSQILVTPKSSRYFKISYYNSPRLRQLYNHKQFLIFPLIFGQILSNYLTPTRYKLNQRYLSSSIKSRILNPIWINYSLGVNYHSLKWLGLLKSYFIHNLVFLLLFGVLTFKKRVVDHYYEFKHNVYNANSLKDLKSVVLNYVSYIFHRANSITNFIYLPNLISILLISLTAPVMRYIHGSRHRKLFFKSYIKVIGFIAGFVTLFANSMDLIPAFKYALTDYDDTTDSDNIRRISDGFFNGLSLYLLRLIVLQKWRILKENHPLFQTFKVKTWARLESLVLCVGIFKLMNLNDFLKNTNGKDYGTKQNSMIKLIDRIM, from the coding sequence ATGTTAAAGAAAATAGATGATACTGGGTCTATCAATAAGTGGATTAAGTGGGTGGTACTTCTCTTGGTACTCCGGAGAAACAGGGCCGCGCAGTGGGCGGggtttcttctgttgaaTCCTGTGATCAAAAAAGTGGTCACCAAGGCTCTCACCAAGAGCAAACAACTGGACTCACATACTGAACCTTCCATCAACAGAGTGGTGGTATCACagttgtccaacttgatcagcTCGGGACTCTTGTTTCTGGCGATCTTGGACAACCCCAAAATCCCCAGTGATTATGGAGTGGTATATGTGTTTTCCAACTATATAGGGGAACTTAACCCCCCATCTCACTCCCAGATCTTGGTGACCCCCAAGTCATCTCGGTACTTCAAGATCAGCTACTACAATTCTCCACGCTTGAGACAATTGTACAACCACAAGCAGTTTTTGATCTTCCCCTTGATATTTGGACAGATTTTGTCAAACTACTTGACTCCCACCAGgtacaagttgaaccaACGGTACTTGTCATCCTCGATCAAGTCCCGGATATTGAACCCTATCTGGATCAACTATTCTTTGGGTGTCAACTACCACTCGTTGAAGTggttggggttgttgaagagtTACTTTATTCATAACTTGGTATTCCTCTTGCTATTCGGAGTGCTCACCTTTAAAAAGCGGGTGGTAGACCATTACTACGAGTTCAAACACAATGTCTACAATGCCAACTCGctcaaagatttgaagcTGGTGGTGCTCAACTATGTTTCGTACATCTTTCACCGGGCCAactccatcaccaattttATCTACTTACCCAACTTAATATCCATCTTGCTCATTTCTTTGACGGCTCCTGTGATGAGGTATATTCATGGCTCAAGACACCGCAAGTTGTTTTTTAAGAGCTATATCAAGGTCATCGGCTTCATTGCCGGTTTTGTGACGTTGTTTGCCAACTCAATGGATTTAATCCCTGCTTTCAAATACGCTCTCACCGACTATGACGATACTACCGACTCTGATAATATCAGGAGAATCTCGGACGGGTTCTTCAACGGCTTGAGCTTATACTTGTTGCGGTTGATTGTGTTGCAGAAGTGGCGgattttgaaggaaaacCACCCACTTTTCCAGactttcaaagtcaaaacCTGGGCCAGGTTGGAAAGTTTGGTGTTGTGTGTGgggatcttcaagttgatgaatttgaatgattttttgaagaacactAACGGCAAAGATTATGGCACCAAGCAAAACTCAATGATAAAGCTAATTGACCGGATAATGTGA
- the PRM1 gene encoding plasma membrane fusion protein prm1 (COG:U; EggNog:ENOG503NWR5; BUSCO:EOG09261VUC) has product MEAPNYLDFKDRLAQVWCNRYSVILVVVLIKVYLFKQTLSEALKTLSQYSTEAVDEYNSASKKMQAVPEQYAAIVNSFVMSSINSIKSSSLYLILLFLKGLTEVLKFVVTLFLGTLICLISELVQGFADFAANVAEEVLSMINSIVKASTTIIQSAINGLSELVEDVSSGLNSVSNFFTGSNAVNATDFITKMDAAVSSLNNITIPSTVFDDINKLKTMVPDFDDLEDEALDSLTEPLTNLVDRLNVSVSFSLISSHNLNQTIGSQESATINSRVVAEFVDELESVLDHSFSVVLIVLVIASVGVMVPLAYKEYSNWKKKYKMYLAINDIGLRYRETPLEADEFRFLNIFNIYTNNVLYSLEKLGVRMNTKGIWLVSYCTSSYSIFLVGLAVAGLFTILLEYVLFRQFSSHLGRFPSETILNQASTSMSTNIELFVNNTNYFIQLQEAELNDELFGSFKNTSALIMASIDTFVQGLNSSLIEPFQDTPLSGPMSSVVYCFITRKLETIREGFEWVQNNLYISVPSLPDDISSDLTKLVNSSKPSVSADFNRYSSQTIALFQSTLFVELMFMVGVLAVWVVQLVAGIGLLVLRKRNVRIGDPKPLTAKQKLSYGLPFNELR; this is encoded by the coding sequence ATGGAAGCTCCCAACTaccttgatttcaaagacAGACTAGCCCAGGTGTGGTGTAATCGCTACTCCGTCATCTTAGTGGTGGTACTAATCAAGGTGTACCTATTTAAACAAACACTTTCCGAGGCTCTCAAGACCCTTTCCCAATACCTGACGGAAGCCGTTGATGAGTATAACAGTGCCAGCAAGAAAATGCAAGCGGTTCCTGAACAATACGCTGCTATCGTCAATAGTTTTGTTATGAGCAGTATTAACAGCATTAAGTCCCTGTCGTTATATCTTATtcttttgttcttgaaaggCCTTACAGAGGTGCTCAAGTTTGTGGTGACGTTGTTTTTGGGGACTTTAATCTGCTTGATTTCCGAGTTGGTACAAGGGTTTGctgattttgcagccaacgTAGCGGAGGAGGTACTCTCCATGATTAACAGCATTGTGAAGGCATCCACCACCATAATTCAGTCAGCAATCAACGGCCTCAGTGAGCTAGTTGAAGATGTGTCGCTGGGTTTGAATCTGGTGTCTAATTTCTTCACTGGTTCCAATGCTGTTAATGCGACAGactttatcaccaaaatggaCGCGGCTGTGAGTTCActcaacaacatcaccattCCACTGACGGTGTTTGAcgacatcaacaagttaaaAACCATGGTCCCCGACTTTGACGaccttgaagatgaggCGTTGGACTCGTTGACTGAACCTCTCACCAATTTGGTAGACAGGCTAAATGTTTCGGTACTGTTTCTGTTAATTTCATCCCACAACCTCAATCAGACTATTGGTTCTCAGGAGTCCGCCACGATCAACTCACGGGTGGTGGCAGAGTTTGTGGACGAATTGGAGTCTGTTCTTGATCATAGCTTTAGCGTTGTTCTCATTGTATTGGTGATTGCGAGTGTAGGGGTTATGGTACCACTCGCGTACAAAGAATACTCCaactggaagaagaagtacaaAATGTATTTGGCCATCAACGACATTGGTTTGAGGTATCGTGAGACTCCACTTGAAGCTGACGAGTTTCGTTTCctcaacatcttcaacatctaCACCAATAACGTGCTCTACCTGCTAGAGAAGTTGGGAGTTCGTATGAACACCAAAGGCATTTGGCTCGTGAGCTATTGTACGTCTTCATACTCCATCTTCTTGGTTGGGTTGGCCGTTGCAGGCTTGTTcaccattttgttggagtATGTGCTATTTCGTCAATTCTCGTCGCACTTGGGGAGGTTCCCATCAGAAACCATTTTGAACCAAGCCAGCACCTCAATGCTGACGAATATCGAGCTATTCGTCAATAACACCAACTACTTCATTCAGTTACAGGAGGCTGAATTGAATGATGAGCTTTTTGGGTCGTTTAAAAACACTTCTGCCCTAATCATGGCCTCAATCGACACATTTGTGCAGGGTCTCAACAGCTCATTGATTGAGCCGTTTCAAGACACCCCCCTAAGTGGGCCCATGTCCTCAGTTGTATATTGTTTTATCACAAGGAAATTGGAGACCATAAGGGAAGGGTTTGAGTGGGTGCAAAATAACCTCTATATTAGTGTTCCCAGTTTGCCCGATGACATTTCGAGTGATTTGACTAAACTAGTGAACTCCCTGAAGCCGTCTGTGAGTGCTGATTTCAACAGGTACAGTTCTCAGACCATAGCGTTGTTTCAAAGCAcgttgtttgtggagttgATG
- the TDA11 gene encoding topoisomerase I damage affected protein 1 (EggNog:ENOG503P9IN) — protein MTPGARSQSDVGLQTASTPVFPSAKTINLSRKNPKSRSNSVRSKGIGLNLAVSPASISPNPNNNPAVFGSTSSPGTVSHLSQVPEDPVSRSDSTSPSVHGGPISELKYDIPLPSMAEVSDLDIEGQLRLLALREMSIVEIKDSIASLNSKLQHHENELRKLREVIQKSLYMELSNSQNHEGRRRNDSNSTQEALANSKSHRGKLSLSQDKPDYSKDKGGLWSSLSKPLSLIQQLDTMLQNEFEKSLTSPPPNQQTHPVRRHKTRLSEDSTSSVSSVPSPLQSRSGRNDPVNLDGYIEGDETKPKGPEDMMQVVSSSLWSFVSEIRNNVLNSMNDEDETSPYIDNGSNMNSNDSNDHTIINENEFDKLLDLN, from the coding sequence ATGACACCCGGTGCACGTCTGCAGTCGGATGTGGGTCTCCAAACCGCCTCGACGCCGGTGTTTCCCTCTGCAAAAACAATCAACTTATCGAGAAAGAACCCCAAAAGCAGATCCAACTCCGTCAGATCAAAAGGAATCGGCTTGAACTTGGCGGTGTCACCCGCCAGCATCAGCCCAAACCCTAACAACAACCCCGCTGTGTTTGGATCCACTTCCAGTCCCGGTACCGTTTCACACTTGTCTCAGGTGCCTGAAGATCCTGTTTCCAGATCTGATTCCACCAGTCCGTCTGTCCACGGAGGCCCGATCCTGGAGCTCAAATACGATATTCCATTGCCATCAATGGCCGAGGTCCTGGACTTAGACATTGAGGGTCAATTGCGGCTTTTGGCATTGAGAGAAATGAGTATAGTGGAGATCAAGGACAGTATTGCCAGTCTCAACAGCAAATTACAGCATCACGAAAATGAGCTCCGTAAGCTCAGAGAAGTAATCCAGAAACTGTTATACATGGAGCTATCCAACTCGCAGAACCACGAAGGAAGACGCAGAAACGATAGTAATTCAACCCAAGAAGCCTTAGCTAACTCCAAAAGCCACCGAGGGAAGTTATCACTTCTGCAAGATAAACCAGACTACAGTAAAGACAAAGGTGGTTTGTGGAGCAGTCTTTCCAAACCGCTATCTTTAATTCAGCAGCTAGATACGATGTTGCAAAAcgagtttgaaaagtctCTCACATctcctccaccaaatcAACAAACCCACCCAGTACGAAGGCATAAGACTAGGCTATCCGAAGATTCTACGTCCAGTGTCAGCTCGGTGCCTTCGCCTCTACAGTCGAGGTCAGGGAGAAATGATCCTGTGAACCTCGATGGGTACATTGAGGGAGATGAGACTAAGCCAAAAGGACCAGAAGATATGATGCAAGTGGTTTCGTCGAGTCTCTGGTCGTTTGTAAGTGAGATACGTAACAACGTCTTGAACAGCATGAACGACGAAGACGAAACCAGCCCTTACATTGACAATGGTTCGAACATGAACCTGAATGACAGTAACGACCACACGATAATCAATGAAAACGAGTTTGATAAGCTCCTTGATCTTAATTAG
- the SRB2 gene encoding mediator of RNA polymerase II transcription subunit (EggNog:ENOG503P253; COG:K), giving the protein MVSAVILNSGANPESITQFHDELANELPELRGNWGFSFKIFRNNPYSIPSGQPDSEEVSKETRFLHTLSPSYMNDLCICLINRRSVSVFTNMIDEEIGDLKFDTQIMTIPNGHLHKGAATGLSDVFDKFAAQKLQSLWTLKQNVRGDGGSIYQLENGNLTIKTSNVFLHGIFKGLLVEVNVDDHIVESTSSEYLVELFDRIIIDYKIPKGKMCFELMDSENPDELGDLCFQYSEILNF; this is encoded by the exons ATGGTGTCAGC GGTTATATTGAACCTGGGTGCCAACCCCGAATCCATTACCCAGTTTCACGATGAGCTTGCCAATGAATTGCCCGAGTTAAGGGGTAATTGGGGGTTCagcttcaagatcttcagaaacaatCCATATTCAATTCCGTCCGGCCAGCCCGATTCTGAGGAGGTTTCCAAAGAGACACGCTTCCTTCACACATTATCTCCATCGTACATGAACGATTTATGTATATGTTTGATCAATCGGCGGTCTGTCAGTGTGTTCACCAACATGATTGATGAAGAGATCGGAGATTTGAAATTTGACACGCAGATCATGACGATTCCAAATGGCCATTTGCACAAAGGAGCTGCCACGGGGCTCAGCGATGTGTTCGACAAGTTTGCTGCCCAAAAATTGCAGAGTCTATGGACGTTGAAACAGAACGTAAGAGGTGATGGAGGCCTGATATACCAGCTAGAGAATGGTAACTTGACCATCAAGACGTCCAATGTCTTCCTACATGGAATTTTTAAAGGCTTACTAGTGGAGGTGAACGTAGATGATCACATAGTAGAAAGCACCAGTTCCGAGTACTTGGTAGAGTTATTTGACCGAATAATTATTGATTACAAGATCCCCAAGGGGAAAATGTGTTTCGAATTAATGGACTCAGAGAACCCTGATGAGTTGGGTGACTTGTGTTTCCAGTACTCAGAGATCTTGAATTTCTAG
- a CDS encoding uncharacterized protein (EggNog:ENOG503P4SG; COG:S): protein MDFSYPDFLGNSQRSTGHHQNSQNLGDVDKFNLPPNSNPHIPLQSPPPSGGAFNDILFNKLSSLDASQQSSAGDGSGSPRSKALNDNVQLPLTSPLLNPFSPQVGPFSNNFNPFNNRLDSFNLPSELQGGVGNISSRRPSYAAESFTRQMDYPFLNQNHNQPLQPQSQGAGKNINLAQYASMNNYSVNQLSDSFNNFNLNANFNDFQSRRPSQLVDFDTNLTTNSLNQYPDHSLESDHVAQSDSVNNNSPVVKLENGLVLKDRYIVASADLRNLFAKTTKYFQNVELSLEILQKVKILMNNPKIVKLIMFIKNLNNLTFNHKVLCLVLNKNGKFDLLSYHNNSNLLLQKGDLVIVDGDRGKDLVMILDPLIDLNFAIFFNFLKKIEHLKSLSVADDDRRNQSRNNDHLKKFGGTHSMELNASYIVNDHSNEDNEFIITLPTKQVLRFATAREIHKISGKFLEEKKAFITCYNKIKELNLQNDLQLINVEYQSDFKKLIFYYYANFKRIDFRGLIKELFKIYKTRIWLCAVLPYDNPDSLREKPNFKLPPLKNSIPIEYNLSNDQILNFSVNELDHLNTPNYFHSRNLNNLVDYLSEQVKGSFYGFDDVSTGTKVKAKSSNKNNDLNDHNLTPKFNPF, encoded by the coding sequence atGGACTTTTCGTATCCAGACTTCTTGGGCAACTCCCAACGGTCCACCGGCCACCATCAGAACAGCCAGAACCTCGGTGATGTTGATAAGTTCAATTTGCCCCCCAATTCCAACCCCCACATCCCGTTACAACTGCCTCCTCCATCTGGGGGAGCCTTCAACGacattttgttcaacaagctCTCGAGCTTAGATGCCTCGCAGCAGTCGTCCGCTGGCGACGGGTCCGGCTCACCGCGGTCCAAGGCCCTCAACGACAACGTCCAGTTGCCGTTGACGTCGCCGTTGCTCAATCCGTTTTCTCCTCAAGTGGGCCcattttccaacaacttcaacccGTTCAACAACAGGCTTGATAGCTTCAACTTGCCGTCCGAGTTGCAGGGCGGCGTGGGGAATATCAGCTCGCGAAGGCCCAGTTATGCGGCCGAGTCTTTCACCCGACAGATGGACTATCCGTTCTTGAACCAAAATCACAATCAGCCGCTCCAGCCCCAGTCGCAAGGCGCCGGTAAAaatatcaacttggccCAGTATGCCAGTATGAATAACTACTCGGTCAACCAATTGTCAGACAGCtttaacaacttcaacttgaatgccaacttcaacgatTTCCAGAGTAGACGTCCTAGTCAGTTGGTAGACTTTGACACAAAtctcaccaccaactccttgaacCAGTACCCGGACCACTCGTTGGAGCTGGATCACGTGGCGCAGCTGGATCtggtcaacaacaatagCCCCGtggtgaagttggaaaatgGGTTGGTTTTGAAAGACCGGTATATCGTAGCGTCGGCCGACTTGCGGAACTTGTTTGCCAAAACCACAAAATACTTTCAGAATGTAGAGTTGAGCTTGGAAATCTTGCAGAAGgtgaagatcttgatgaacaaccccaaaattgtcaagttgattatgttcatcaagaacttgaacaacttgacgTTTAACCATAAAGTGTTGTGCTTGGTGTTGAATAAAAACGGCAAGTTCGACTTGTTGTCGTACCACAACAACTCCAATCTCTTGTTACAAAAGGGAGATTTGGTGATTGTGGATGGTGATAGAGGTAaggacttggtgatgattttggatcCGTTGatcgacttgaactttgctatatttttcaattttttgaagaagatcgAGCATCTCAAGTCCTTAAGTGTTGCCGATGATGacagaagaaaccaatCGCGGAACAACgaccacttgaagaaatttGGGGGTACTCACTCTATGGAATTGAACGCTTCTTATATTGTCAATGATCATTCCAATGAAGACAACGAATTTATCATCACCTTACCTACAAAGCAGGTGTTGCGATTTGCAACTGCCCGAgaaatccacaaaatcagtggcaagttcttggaagagaagaaggcTTTTATCACCTGCTACAACAAAATAAAGGAATTGAACTTACAAAACGACTTACAATTGATAAACGTCGAGTACCAATCagatttcaagaaattgattttTTACTACTACGCCAATTTCAAGCGCATTGACTTTAGAGGGTTGATCAAAgagctcttcaaaatctACAAAACCAGAATCTGGTTATGTGCGGTTCTTCCGTATGATAACCCCGATAGCTTGCGAGAAAAACCAAACTTCAAGCTTCCTCCTTTAAAGAACTCAATCCCAATCGAGTATAATTTGTCTAACGACCAAATTTTGAATTTCTCTGTCAACGAGCTTGACCACTTGAACACCCCCAACTACTTCCACCTGagaaacttgaataatttgGTGGACTACTTATCGGAACAAGTGAAGGGCAGTTTCTATGGATTCGATGACGTTAGTACTGGTACTAAAGTCAAGGCCAAATCCTCCAATAAAAATAATGACTTAAATGACCATAATTTGACCCCAAAATTTAACCCGTTCTAA
- the SMT3 gene encoding SUMO protein smt3 (COG:O; EggNog:ENOG503P5B7), producing the protein MSEQSPKEEKGDTHINLKVSDGSAEIFFKIKRSTPMRRLMEAFCKRQGKAMDTLRFLVDGTRVGPDNTPDDLDLEDGDLIEAHREQVGGCA; encoded by the coding sequence atgtCTGAACAAAGTCCAAAGGAGGAAAAGGGAGATACCcatatcaacttgaaggtaaGTGACGGATCAGCCGAgatctttttcaagatcaagcGTTCCACGCCCATGAGACGATTGATGGAAGCGTTTTGTAAAAGACAAGGAAAAGCCATGGACACCTTGAgatttttggtggatggtACTAGAGTTGGGCCTGATAATACGCCagatgacttggacttggagGACGGAGACTTGATTGAGGCTCATAGAGAGCAGGTTGGTGGATGTGCTTAG